A genomic segment from Acidimicrobiia bacterium encodes:
- a CDS encoding NAD-dependent dehydratase, with translation MLISGGSGFIGSHLVRRLLEIGSKVICIDNLLTGRRKNVLELDESERFTFLEADVCNPIEPGLLEGVEWVLHLASPASPGKSPVSYMSLPFETLAAGSKGTWNMLEAARIADARFLLASTSEVYGDPEVNPQPESYWGNVNPVGPRSVYDEAKRFGEALAMAYHREKGLDVKIARIFNTYGPRMRPDDGRVVSNMVVQAIRGEPLTVYGDGSQTRSFCYIDDMVEGLLRLASSEHIGPMNLGSAEEFTVLELAELVREMVPEAGGIHFAPLPPDDPKQRRPDIALAKRVLGWSPRVRLREGLSKTIAWYRQEIGEGLSG, from the coding sequence GTGCTGATCTCTGGGGGCTCGGGATTTATCGGGTCGCATTTGGTAAGGCGTTTGCTAGAGATCGGGTCGAAAGTGATTTGCATCGATAACTTGCTCACTGGTCGTCGCAAAAACGTTTTGGAGCTGGATGAAAGTGAGAGGTTCACCTTTTTAGAAGCAGATGTGTGCAATCCTATCGAGCCCGGGCTCTTGGAGGGAGTCGAGTGGGTTCTCCATCTTGCCAGTCCAGCGAGTCCGGGAAAGAGTCCCGTCTCGTATATGTCGCTGCCGTTTGAGACTTTAGCAGCAGGCTCGAAAGGTACTTGGAACATGCTCGAAGCCGCTCGAATAGCGGACGCGCGGTTCTTGTTGGCTTCTACTAGTGAGGTGTACGGCGATCCCGAGGTAAATCCTCAGCCCGAATCCTACTGGGGCAATGTAAATCCGGTAGGTCCGCGCTCGGTCTATGACGAGGCTAAGCGTTTTGGGGAAGCGTTAGCCATGGCCTATCACAGAGAAAAAGGCCTTGATGTCAAGATTGCACGAATTTTCAACACATACGGGCCCCGCATGCGTCCGGACGACGGCCGGGTGGTGTCGAACATGGTTGTCCAAGCAATTCGAGGAGAACCTCTCACAGTGTACGGAGACGGCTCGCAGACGAGATCGTTTTGCTACATAGACGACATGGTCGAGGGATTACTGCGCCTCGCAAGCTCCGAGCACATAGGTCCCATGAATCTTGGTAGCGCCGAAGAGTTTACAGTTCTTGAGCTGGCCGAGCTTGTGAGGGAAATGGTTCCAGAGGCTGGCGGGATCCATTTCGCACCACTGCCACCGGACGATCCCAAACAGCGTCGGCCGGACATTGCTCTGGCGAAAAGAGTTCTGGGTTGGAGTCCTCGGGTGCGGCTTAGAGAAGGATTGTCGAAAACCATAGCTTGGTACAGACAAGAGATCGGAGAAGGCCTAAGTGGGTGA
- a CDS encoding glycosyl transferase translates to MPVYNERPTLAEVVRRCRTVALDYDREIIIVDDGSTDGSADIARSLADSTVKAILLPKNSGKGVAVRRGIGEATGDYVLIQDADLEYDPADWDKLLAPVESGKATVVYGSRFTGERKNMLFWHWVGNRLLSLLTNILYNSTLSDMETCYKLIPTDLLRSLDLTAKRFEFEPEVTAKILKRGIRIYEVPISYTGREFHEGKKINWRDGITALWMLLKVRLGFG, encoded by the coding sequence ATACCCGTGTACAACGAAAGACCGACCCTGGCCGAGGTCGTACGCCGGTGTCGGACTGTGGCTTTGGACTACGACAGGGAAATAATCATAGTAGACGATGGCTCCACCGATGGGAGTGCCGACATTGCCAGAAGTCTCGCTGATTCTACGGTAAAGGCCATACTGTTGCCGAAAAACTCCGGCAAAGGGGTGGCGGTACGGCGAGGAATTGGGGAAGCCACCGGGGATTATGTGCTCATTCAGGATGCAGACCTAGAGTACGACCCGGCGGACTGGGACAAGCTTCTAGCACCGGTAGAATCGGGAAAGGCGACAGTGGTATATGGATCGCGGTTTACTGGTGAACGCAAAAATATGCTTTTCTGGCATTGGGTGGGCAACCGTCTCCTCTCATTGCTAACCAACATCTTGTACAACTCCACTCTTTCCGATATGGAAACTTGTTACAAGCTGATCCCAACCGATCTGCTACGGAGTTTGGATCTAACGGCCAAAAGATTTGAGTTCGAGCCGGAGGTGACCGCCAAAATCCTAAAACGTGGAATTCGAATATATGAAGTTCCCATTTCATATACGGGACGCGAGTTCCACGAGGGTAAAAAGATTAATTGGAGAGACGGGATAACTGCATTGTGGATGTTACTGAAGGTGAGGCTCGGCTTCGGATGA